The genomic interval tttgattctaccttttaatttttatcattaagtAACAGTGAAATAGTTAAGAAGAAAAGGCATAATAATGGCCAAATTGCATAATAATACCATCAACAAGCATAATTAATGAAAGAGAATCAATGTGACTGACGATGCAAAAGCATTGATATATACCACATTTCGTAGATTCGTCAACTTGAGTTTTTGAGGCAAAGATCTCAACAGTTTTGaacaatttctctctctacaaaTAATTGAGCATGTAATATCGAAGTCTACGTACCAAGAGCACCCACCAAATCattacttaataaaaataaatatcatcgCAAGAAACATAGAACACAACTGAAAGAATCTAATAAAATCTCCAAGAATTGAAATCAACAGTActtaagcatatatatatatatatatagagagagagatctttTCTTTGTCATAGTCTGGATGAGAGCTGCCATGATCATAAATTCACAATACtacattttcttaatttctccaagAATTGAAATCTCGAAGAGGGTTCTTATAGCTGAACGTACAAATCTCTGGAGAGGTCAATGTTTAGTAAAAGCAATTGagttaaagatatatatatatatatatataacctatttcacatatatatgcatatctatatgtatgtgtatttatagacaagaaaGAGATGTTACACGAACAGAGAGGTGCAGTCCTTAGTAGATGACAGTGCCATGCAAAGGTgaatgtgaatatatatatattatagagaggaaagagaaataaaCGAGAGAGAAGCTTTACTACTGTATCTGTTcttgaaatattatatatatttatataataatgataatacaATATTTGAAACAAACGAAATCTGGTTGGGGAGCATTTGGTCATTTTATCATCGGGCCAACTAATCACGATTTGCCACATAGTGACCCAAGTGGCAATTTCATCTTCCCAAAAATGTTTgggaaaattctattcacagtcACGATTTTACTCTTTGCAGTTACtttttaatatatctaaaataggCTTaagtaaaaattcaattttacccttCATCTTCAATGCTCAACCACCCACGTTAAGCAATCACCTGACATTGCACTTTCTTCCACTGGCCAAACTCTGTAATTTCCTCTCATCCGACATCCATCGcaattacttattatttcatatCCGCCATCGAAAAttgaaaagttattttctcCTCAAGGTCACTCATTCCTCTTGTTTCACACCCATTATTACTCAGCCATTTTCTCTCAGAATATTAGCAAGTCGAAGTTAGTCATGGATTACTACACTCAAATGTTGATAACGAATTGAAGAGAGTTTGACGAAAAAGATAactactcaaaaaaaaaaaaaaacatcacaCACAAGTAAATCTAAACCTTGTATGTATTAGTGTGTGTTTGTAAGGGTTTGGGAAGCATGACATgtaatatagatttaataaatttttatcaataaatataaatattaactataaaattatcaattacttaTAAATCATATGCACTTACATCTTAACTCAATAAGATTTCAtgaaaatatctaaataaaagtTCGAtaacttattaaataaatattagactCTCGattacttttaataataataataataataataatatattattattatattatatacatattgcaCCTGCACTTCAAGTAACATTATATTAACTTAACTCCAGTAGCAGCAAGTGCATCATTGCTCATTTGCTCAAATTGCAAATTAAAAGAGCGCCTCCGaacttataatatattatatattacacattgtaaattaaaatgtgtaatataatatattatattatatataaagtgaAAATTGAGAACCTTCGAACTCCAGATTTCGGAAAACTCCCAACGGCTCCGGAAGCACAGGATTCAGAAGCGCAGGCTGCCTCCAAACTCCACGGTTCGAAGGCTCCTAGTGCCTCTGAACTTCAGGGTTCGGAGCCAACTAGGGCTtccgaaccctggagttcggaAGCGCAGGCTGCCTTCAAACTCCAACGTTCGAAGGCCACCACCTCCTCCGTACCTAGCGGCCATCGCCACCACGATGTATGGGATATGTGGGAGAAAGTAATTTTGGAATATAAGTGGTtgcaaaagaataataaaagtgattgtgaagagtatttattaaatttattttaattataactgCAAAGAGCAAAAACGTgactgtgaatagaatttctcaTATGTTTGTTTGTCTTTTTGGCTTCTTTTTAGTTGACAAGCTCACAAAAAATACGATTTTGacagttaaattttattattattttttttaaataactaaaaGATGGCATTGAAGTtacgaaaaaaaaattaaaaaaaagaagaagataaagacaGTTCATTTAATCTAGTATTGGAGAAGTAGGGAGATTGTTGAATTTGAGATATCATCTAATAAGACCAATTGCCAATAATCACAAATTTTACCACTGGTCGTCGCGTAGCCAACATTCTCATGGGTGACTTCTCTTTTTTTCCGTAAAAGCTATCACAAACCTAAAGGGGTACTCTCTACTTTCACGGAAGACACTAAGCCTACCCATAGGAGCTGTGGATGAACGAGTCGGACACTCTTTTGAGTCTCCTCTTTTGGAAGGTTTATTCCTTGAACTCAAATATACATTTTACACACAAAGTACAGCTGAATGCTCTGATTCATGAACAAACAGCCATGTTACAACAAAAAATCCAATCCGTTCCAAAGACAAAATGCAGGATATATATGCTTGTGATGGACTTAACTACCCATATATGTAGGGCCTCTGACTTGTGGCTGTGTCTGCAACTGCCATTCTTTCTCCTTAAGGTAATGAAGAAGGATAGGTGGCTGGTCAGCTCTGAGCTCTGTCACGGCTCCACAGCCATAAGGGCTCGGCATTTGGTAGTTATGGAAAAGCTTCTCCCTTCTTTGTTCATCTGCACTGTAAATGAGAGGAGAATTTGGCTGCAGCTGAGGGCTTTCCAAGTACACCATCTGGTTAGGACTCGAAGGATTTCCCCAACGGTCACCAAGATTGAATCGGGATGTGTCGTGAGCATATAAGTTTCCTACGGATCCAGGGGCATACAAGTGGACCGGCCATGCCGGACTCACTGATCGTTCGAGGTTTTGATTGTAGTAGTGATGGAGCCATTCTGAAGAGCTCATTCCAAGAACAGGCCTGTAACTGCCAATAAGACCTGGAATGGTTGAGACAAGACCCACTGGAGCAGGAATGGCAGACCGCTTAGTACAGGTGCTAAGTGGCGATGCCCCAAGAATTCCATCTGTTTCTTTCGTGTTTCCTGAGCTCTTGCTGTCAGGAAAACTGGCAGAATTGTCGGCAAACCAGATGGGATCATCCGGCAGTGATGGGGCTGATGGCACCGGAGCAGAATAGGGAGGAGGAGAGTAAGGTGTGGTGGCAGAAACATGGCTGGTATTGGATGCAGAATCCTCTGCTTCACTGAGGAGGAGGCGACTCAAGGAAGCAGAATCTATTTCATCGATGGGGTTTAAGCCCGGTTTCCAAAAGTCCCTTGTTCCCTTATCCTTCTCATTGTTCGAAATCTCTCTGTTTAGTACCCAAGCACTGAGTGATGGCGGCCCAGTATGGTATGACGTAGCAGAATCTTTCGATAGGGGCTCCTGCTGCTTGGATAGTTTGTTGTTCCTGAGGTCTCTCGCATCAGAACAGTAACTCAAAGGCTCGAATGGGGCCTCGTTTCTTTCTGCAGAAAGAGATGTTGCGTGGCACAAACATTCATCAAAAGGCGCTGTTTGATCCTTCGAACCTTCCATAGAGATTGCATCATTTCTCGTAGAAGGAAAGAGGGGTGTTGAGTTATATCTAGTAATAGGCTTAAAGAGAATGACTTCTTCATCTTCCGTGGCGACAGGTTTTCCATTTTCAAAAGGGTGACATTCATTCCCTCCAATGGCATCTTTTTCAGTGGCTCCACATTTGTACTGTTTGGGATCGTTTACCTCATGGTCTGAACTGGAATCGGCTAGTTCTGCTTCCCTGCGCTGATGGAGTTCCTTAATCGCAGTATCTGAACTGGACTGGGCTACTAATTTTTCTATGTGTTCCGGAACTGATTTTGATTCTGTTGTGTAAAACTTTCTTCCCAACTTATCATAGCAAATCCACTTCTGGGAACCATCTGATCTGTCTGAAATTTTCATGGCAGCCTGAAAGATGCGATGAGCACGGCATACATTGACATTAACCAAGTAGCATGGGAGTTTTGAATGAGCTGTAAAGTCCAAGGGCTCATGCGCGAGAGCTAGGGGTTCAAAGCCCCTTAGTTCATAATCTTCCCAAAGAGCAATGTGATCTCCATTGTTGAATTCACCCTCATTCTTATCAAGCTGGTTCACAAGGTCAACAAAAGCATCAAGAAAATAAGACACGGACCTTTTAACTTCTTGACAAGCACCATATGGTTCTACTTTACCAAACACGCCAACCAACCACTCAACAAACATGAGCACCGCAGGCAGAAGGGGACTAAGTTCCACAGGAATACTATCCAGACATCTCTCAGCAAGGCGGCCCAGGCAAATGAATGTGGTAGTCAACAGAAATTGCATCAACATAGGCTGCTGCACCTTGTTCTCATCTGATTCGTTCCCCAAGTTTTCAACTCGGCTGTTGATGACAAATATGAGTACTGAGACAATTTGAAGGGCTCGGTAAGGGCCTGTTCTGGCTGAATCCATATATTGGTAAGACTCCAGAGTGGCTTTTAGTTGATCGTCATCTAGAGCCAACAGAGAGTCCAACTCTCTCACAGTGGATCCAAAAGTGTAAGGAAATTCCTCCAAGCTGTGGTGTACATTGAAAAAAAGCTATGTTACATCTCAGATGGAAACAGAATATAAGCACTAGATAATCCCAATATCTATTCTTCAAATATATAATCAGAGtgcagaaataaaaatatagaggCTGAAAGAATCAATGCAAATTAAACATATCTTCAAAGAAGATTAGGAAATTAAATGAGCATTGCGAACACAAACAGAAATAAGATACTTGATAAGTGGATAAACAGGAAGATATTATAACAAAAGTAAGATGCATTGCCAATGTGTTTTGAATATCAGTAGAGAAGTGTGGATATGATGTACCTGGATTCAATGAAAAAGAAGCTTATCACTCTAACAAAAAGAGGCCACAGATCACTGGCTAGCCTTGTATCACATTTTGATTCTTTCATTATGATACTTCTTTCGTATGGATTTAGGTAATCGAACTGGGCCTCCTTAGAAAGTGAATCCAATTGAGATGACCTGTTCTGCAAAATCACAAGAAGCAACTAAGAAGTGCCGGGATAAAGAGACAGAACGTTTTCTCAAGCAGCAAAAAGTTAGAATAACATCTTTACCTTGTCAAAGAGCAAAATAAGGTTGTTCCAGGCATCAGGAAAAGGTTCTTTAACGGCTAAGCTTCTTATACAGTGGTACAATGCAAGGAAATCATCGCCAACATATGTTGCCAACAGTGCCAACTACAAATACCAACAGTGACAATTACATATATTAGCCCCACATTGCTGAAATGTTTAAAGATTTGACCGGTATGGTGTATTCGACATACCTGATTTTGGGGGTTCCCACTATCTGGCCAAACCAATGCTGCTTTAAAATAGTAGGTTGCTGCAACAGACCAGTCTGGTTTCTGAAAATCAAGCTTCTTACACAGTTCCCTGTATCTTGCTAGGTCACCGAGACAAACCAGAAGGCGATGGCATGAATATTGACACAGATGAAATTTTGTAGAGTCAATATCACATGAGATGCCATCCTTTTCATATGCCAAAGGATCTTCAGGTAGTCCATAACGTCGTCTTAGTTTTGCAATCAAATCTTGGTAAAACTGAATTGCTTCCAACAGAAATGATTTGAATTGCTCCTTGTGGCTCTCAATGCTGCTCCATGAATTAGTAGCATTTCGCCAAGTTCCTGACTTCAAACTCTGATCAGAACTTGCAGAAGTTTGCACAATTCTCTTACGAAATTCATCAATATGCATGTAATGCAGCATCCACAGGGAACATTCAACATCCTGAAGTTCCACCTCTTTGTGATTGTTTAGAATGATCTTCTCATAACCTGAACGCGTTTTGCGATACAAGTCATGGACTTCTGTGTGCAATATACCTTTCGAATGGATCAGCCCCCACAACTGTTTTTCTGTACTAGTGACCTGAATGCACAACTTCATTGTTACCAATTCTACTTCATAATTAGATAATACAGAAAACTCTAGCATAGAAGTGAACATGCAAATCGAATTGAAGATTCACAAAATTACCTCAAAGAAAGGGCTCTTCCTTCCCTTCCGATCTTTGAGGGAAACAGATGAATCAAGATTCATGACGAAAAGGAACAAATTTCTTCAACCGCGAGTAATCTTCTAGCTCTTGTTAACTGCAGAAACTATccattaattgaaaataaacatTATCAGCTGGTCTGTAACATGTTCAGCCGGAGAAAAAAGATTTCGGAAGATATCTGGAGAAAGGGTTTTCtaagggtttagggtttaagtAACAGTGAACCATATCCAATCATCAGAAAATAGAAACTCAGCACAAAGGTTACTTCTGTGGAAAGAGGAATTATCATCATAATCATAATATAGAAGCCATGGGACAGAGACTTGGTTCCAATTGAATGAAAACCCTAAAGTTCTTGAGATGGAGAATCCAATTAATCAAAGCATAAACACAGAAATTCAGCCACCAGCTGAACTAAACCAAAAATTAACGTGCGAATGGCTTAGATgacaataatagtaataataataaaggtaACCAAAGAGAACTCTGTAAATGGAGAGACAGGATAATTCATCACTCAGACAATCAAGAACTGAcagagaaattagagaaaaaaaaagggggggggggggggggggggggggcatcgATTACATTTCCAATCAATACAGGTAGCATCAAAATTAAGCAACTTAGATCCCTGAGAAAGCATAAAAGAAAAGTGTTCTTATGATGAgataaaattgatcaaaatgaagAACATGTTACCTGAAGAACCAAtccgggggggggggtgttaagAATCAGCAAGAAAGACCCATCAAATGAAGTGCAAGTTCAGACTTTTGAAGGCTCAAGACAGCGCCCCCAAGTGGCCAAGATCAAGTATACACATGCTGGGTAATGAAGTTGGAGCGAGGGAAAACACTAGGCTTGCTGGGCCCACTTATCCTGCTGCGTCGTGAAACAGACAAAGTAAAAGGCGGCGGCTGCTCTTAATGAGCCGTTGTGATGAAGTTACCACCTTGCCCTCGAGCTTATCATTTATTCCCTCTGTAAAGTAAGAATAAAAAGGGCAATACAGTATAGTGCACTAATTAGAAATATCATTGCATTTGACTACTAAGATATAAGGGGATCCCTTGCAATCCAAGCCAGACCCATTAAAATACACTTAATTCTTTCTTTTGGGCATCCTTTTTAAAGTTGTGATTTCTTGATCCATCACTATAATGTCTCTTGCAGATAAGTTTTGTCTTTCCCCTCAATAAAAATAGTATAATGATGAGAGTGATTTATATTATTTCGTCTACTCTTGAACATAAACGATTTATGTcttattatgtatttaaaaataaaaagagttttgagtttttcgatcaaattttcaattgttggtAAAATTCAAAACGCtcaaaatacaattaaattataattaaaaaatgtcaaaattataaatttaaaaaatattagggAAGGGTAAGCagtaaatttgttaattttgagGATGATGGCTGGTGGGTTGGTGGGTGGGGGATTGGTCTGTTTTTTCAACTCCTCCTAGTCCTCGTTAGTGTTGGACAAGGGAAGTTTCCATCTCAAACGCTGAATAAACATCGTCCACGTGGCATATGACCATTTGGGCCCATTAAGaaaatgatttgatttctaAAAAGGGTAAATTGGCTAAATTTACGCTCAGTGATGTACCAATCAAATGTCTATAAAGTCagtatcataaaataaaagaattgaaatattttgatgagGTGGACAAAGGGTCCGAGAAGTTGTTGTCGTTAGGTTGGTGGCTTGGTCCACCCAGGCTCTAAGTTCAAAGCCCACTAACTGTTTAGCTCTAATCAGGCGTGGTCACGGAGGTAATGTGATTGGAAATTGAAGATGATCAACAAATCCAACGCCCAAGAGCTGAGTGGGTGCACCTGATTAAGCTAGGGGCATCCACACACAGTATGCCCATTCACATCATGAGGAGTTGATTGAGGAGACATGAGccagtaattattattataagactAAACTTACAAATTTACATGGAAGTGTCCAATTTGAATTGATTTACTAAACGAATACATCAATCTTTTGTTGCTATCGCCATGACTCTTTTACATTACCTTCTACAAATTTACATCGAGGttttgtatataataataattgttaattaTCTATCACAACTCTCTAGACCCATCTTTTATCCGGGAAATGCAATAAATGCCCGACAAATACATGCTGGGTGGCGTGGGTGCATTGTGATAGACTGAGTCAAATGAGATTCATGCTTTGCAACTCCCTCtagattataataattttataatagaaCGAGAACGATAAAGATGGATCGTTGCTAGTGATTATGATATAAATTAACAACTACTTTCAAAGTGGGACAATTAAGTTTAATACTATTCTCCTCCTTAGTGACTAAAGAGATTTAATTGGGCATGTTATTTGATTCATCTTTTTTAAGAGTTTGAAAGCTACTCTAAACTAATATTTTTGAGTGCCCACAATAGAATACGTGTTACAAGTCATATCAAGTCAGATTTTTTGGTTTACTTGAATGGGCCCTGGCAAAATAGAGCCCAGAACAATTGCGATAGCAACCCAAGTTAGGGGACCATAGTTATAGCTATGGGCTTCGCTTATGGTTCCCAAATAATTGGcccaatatgcaaatgatgtaAATTTGATGAACTTAGAGCTGAGCATGGGTTGAGCCATAATATCTCCCAATAGAGGCCATGCATGGCATATGGAGTTCTACATATCATCtccaaaaataggaagaaacaGGCACTAAACCGGTTCACCAAGACATCTCACCACCACCCCATCTTCACCACCTAATTCTTCTCCTCCATTTCCATTTTccctcttcctccttcttcttcttcttcttcaatcatCAATGGCTCTAATTCGGGCCGGAAGATTTCTCCCCCTCCTCATCCACGTCGCCATCGTCCTCATCGCCTTGGCCGAGACGGCCTTCTCAGGTAGCTTCCCGACAAGCGCCGCTGTTCACCTTCGACTCGCTCAGGTGCAACAGCGTGCTGGGCGAGTGCTTGTACACGGAGGCGGAGGAGCTGATACTGGAGTCGGAGGCAGCCGCGACAGAACTTCATAAGCTACACGGTaatggccccgtttgttgcagcttaattaaagaaattacaACTTCTAttttcttagattatagcttctaaaacttaaaataagttgtgaacctgtttgctgcaattttttaaaaattgtagttaagtagttgtagtatttgataccataagctgtaaaataacttatttttgtataattgtccataatacccttaatagttatagaatgataatttaaaaattaactagtatatatgtataaatttcaagtgttataaaaaaattaattaaagtatagagagaaaggaagatggcgagaaagaggaagagatctgaaaatggagatgacggtagagaagaaaaacacatgattgcgtagacaagaggataattctttattaaaaataaagataaaattgtcataaaaatataatcatttaaacAGAAATTGTAAAAACTGGGATACCCCAGTTTTGAAAAAGTCAACTTCTATCGCttttaaaaattagtaaaacctataaattaaaattctataagTTTAAACactatatcttaatttttttaaaactaaaaattaaaaattacaactttTAAACTGTAACAAACATGCCCAATGAGGCCAACAATTGCCCTGCAGAAGGCGCGGCAATTCCTACTAAAACTGCAACCAGAGGAGAGGAGGATGAAACCCTTGCACCCGCGGCTGCAGCGCCATCACCAGGTGCCGCAGGTGCACCGGCTAATTAAGAACATAATCGCCTGCCGGCCGCCAGATGTCGATGACATcatcacctatatatataaatatataatgtatgTTGCCTTGTAGGTTTAATTATGAAGTTAATTACTTGTTCTCTTTCTGCAACTTTGGGTTCTTTGCATAGCTCCATGCAAATCTGTAATGTCTTtaattcacttatatatatacacacacaaacacacatataatttcattattattttctctttcttatctgtaaggtcAAATTTGTCAGGCTGCAGGATGATTGCGTCAAGCTAGCATCTCTAGTACATTACCCAAGCTTGAAGCAACcaattatatatagatatatgaaTTATTCTAAATGAATTTTGTACCATGTGAGTGAGAACGGGATCGAGCAATACAGCCATGAGCCAACTAACTGATGAAAACCAATTACAAGCAACcaattgatttgaatttttgcaCAAGTGCGTGTGAGCTTTTATATGAACTTAAAATTTTGAGCAAAGAAGTGAGTACAAGCAGGGAAAATGTATATACGAGAGTGAAGATAGGTATAAGGCCTCTGACTATACCCACTTCGTTTGTATATATCTATAAGGTCATGTTCAAACAGTCCATGGAAAGTAATTAATCCATATTGCGATTTGTCTCCCGATTCCGTACAAATTAACCACTGAAGGGGTAAATAAACCATGTTTGGAAGCCGATAAAAAAACAGGGGGTTGAAGGGATGAATAAATCATGCGTGGAAGGCGAGAAAACGGAGTGATGATTGAGACAGAGACAAGGAAAAACAGTGGGTGGGAAAGTTTCAAAGCTGCCATGAGATGGCCACACCCACAGGGAAATAGGGAAGAAAACAATGAggagatagagaaagaaagaaagagaaaagagaagacaATGGGCCACCACTGCCACTGCCCAGTCCCACCGCCGTGTCCGCGTTTCCCTGGCTTCcccgttctctctctctgtttctttgtcattttcttcttccttttcctgaGAAACTTGGAAAGAAAACACCAGACCCCCCCACCCCCCGCTGCATCATTTCTTTGAAGAATCCAAGAAAGAAACAGAATCCAAGGAATCGATTTTGATAGATTTCATTGCAagtaaaaacataatttttatatttaattataatatcacCCGTGACAACCGTGTATTTGAAGTCTGAAACCAtaacacacaaaaaaagagTCAAGATTCCCTCCCATTAAGGCATCTGCCCTCCCCCCTTTAGACAGCTATTTTCCACTGGTCGGCTTTACCCTATTCTACCTTATTTCATCCATCCATTGAGATACAATGAAGGTATGCTTTAAACATTAGTAATTAAAGTCAAACTTGGAATTAAAATTCGAGATTTTTATGATGCAAAGACTAAGcgaaagaaaaagagatgaatCGGGCTGTGCAATTCGAAGCAAATACCGCTGTGTcgcttcattttcttttccattttctcacTCTCCAAACATAACGAATCGAATGACAACATTTGATTTGCCCCCATTCATTGAGaattatatattgatatgtattaattgaaaatatataaaaatcttaCATCGATCATAAAGCGCACTCAAGAAGAAGATCCCGAGACCCTCGGCGACGTTACCGGAAACAGCGGCAGCAATCGGGGCTCCGAGTCTCTCGGAGTATTCGCCGGCGACGGGTGCAAATAGAACCCCTTTTTGGCGATCGCCTGCTCCTCGGCATCCACATACAAGCTCCCACTGCTCGCTGGAGACCTGTTAAACGGGTCGGGCACGAGCGGTGTGATAGGGCTGAGGGCCAGCGACGGGAAGTCGAGAACACTGGGCGACAAAATCTCGGGCTTCCGGG from Diospyros lotus cultivar Yz01 chromosome 8, ASM1463336v1, whole genome shotgun sequence carries:
- the LOC127808495 gene encoding nonsense-mediated mRNA decay factor SMG7-like, translating into MNLDSSVSLKDRKGRKSPFFEVTSTEKQLWGLIHSKGILHTEVHDLYRKTRSGYEKIILNNHKEVELQDVECSLWMLHYMHIDEFRKRIVQTSASSDQSLKSGTWRNATNSWSSIESHKEQFKSFLLEAIQFYQDLIAKLRRRYGLPEDPLAYEKDGISCDIDSTKFHLCQYSCHRLLVCLGDLARYRELCKKLDFQKPDWSVAATYYFKAALVWPDSGNPQNQLALLATYVGDDFLALYHCIRSLAVKEPFPDAWNNLILLFDKNRSSQLDSLSKEAQFDYLNPYERSIIMKESKCDTRLASDLWPLFVRVISFFFIESSLEEFPYTFGSTVRELDSLLALDDDQLKATLESYQYMDSARTGPYRALQIVSVLIFVINSRVENLGNESDENKVQQPMLMQFLLTTTFICLGRLAERCLDSIPVELSPLLPAVLMFVEWLVGVFGKVEPYGACQEVKRSVSYFLDAFVDLVNQLDKNEGEFNNGDHIALWEDYELRGFEPLALAHEPLDFTAHSKLPCYLVNVNVCRAHRIFQAAMKISDRSDGSQKWICYDKLGRKFYTTESKSVPEHIEKLVAQSSSDTAIKELHQRREAELADSSSDHEVNDPKQYKCGATEKDAIGGNECHPFENGKPVATEDEEVILFKPITRYNSTPLFPSTRNDAISMEGSKDQTAPFDECLCHATSLSAERNEAPFEPLSYCSDARDLRNNKLSKQQEPLSKDSATSYHTGPPSLSAWVLNREISNNEKDKGTRDFWKPGLNPIDEIDSASLSRLLLSEAEDSASNTSHVSATTPYSPPPYSAPVPSAPSLPDDPIWFADNSASFPDSKSSGNTKETDGILGASPLSTCTKRSAIPAPVGLVSTIPGLIGSYRPVLGMSSSEWLHHYYNQNLERSVSPAWPVHLYAPGSVGNLYAHDTSRFNLGDRWGNPSSPNQMVYLESPQLQPNSPLIYSADEQRREKLFHNYQMPSPYGCGAVTELRADQPPILLHYLKEKEWQLQTQPQVRGPTYMGS